In one window of Zingiber officinale cultivar Zhangliang chromosome 11A, Zo_v1.1, whole genome shotgun sequence DNA:
- the LOC122031397 gene encoding uncharacterized protein LOC122031397 — translation MAAPHDSLEYWVGILYFLRYAFGDAAPDVTRPCPCCKCLNSLSHDRETVHEHLMINGILQDYRIWNFHGEKLIVQDHDNKELHDSVQQVSEVTSHEPMIQEMLHDAFGMHEGSRSNENFIGASTSHTPMNSNVKDFYQLIEEGKQQLYTGCTEFSKLSFLVELFQLKVNGKWSDKSFTALLDFLRRVLPFEAQVPKSFYEAKKLISSLRLHYEKIHACPNDCMIYWGESENEQWHFKKHVSDGNLRHPADSRAWKEFDDRHYEFASDPRNVRLGLATDGFNPFKNQSTSHSTWPIVLMPYNLPPWECMKPYSIILSTLIPGPKAPENDIDIYLRPLLTELKDLWENGIATFDACDKKMFQLRAALLWTVSDFPGLGCLSGWNTYAKNACPTCADNTDAVYLKHGKKWSFRGHRRFLPPDSELRTMSSYGKPEQRELDLVPLSGYDVL, via the exons ATGGCTGCGCCACATGACAGTCTTGAGTATTGGGTGGGAATCCTATATTTTTTACGTTATGCATTTGGTGATGCGGCTCCAGATGTCACGAGACCATGTCCTTGTTGCAAATGCTTAAACTCATTGAGTCATGATCGTGAGACAGTACACGAACATCTGATGATAAATGGTATCTTACAAGATTATCGCATCTGGAATTTTCATGGAGAAAAACTAATTGTACAAGATCATGATAACAAAGAACTTCATGATTCGGTGCAACAAGTTTCAGAAGTAACTAGCCATGAACCAATGATACAAGAAATGTTGCATGATGCATTTGGAATGCATGAAGGATCTAGAAGTAATGAAAATTTCATTGGAGCATCAACGAGTCATACACCGATGAATTCTAATGTGAAAGATTTCTATCAACTAATAGAGGAAGGGAAACAACAGCTATATACTGGATGCACAGAGTTTTCTAAACTGTCATTCCTTGTTGAGTTATTTCAATTGAAAGTGAATGGAAAATGGAGTGATAAGTCATTTACAGCATTGTTGGACTTCCTTCGTCGAGTACTTCCATTTGAAGCTCAAGTGCCTAAGTCATTTTATGAAGCAAAGAAATTAATTTCTAGTTTAAGACTTCATTATGAAAAAATACACGCTTGTCCAAATGATTGCATGATTTATTGGGGGGAAAGTGAGAATGAACAG TGGCATTTCAAAAAACATGTTTCGGATGGAAATCTAAGGCATCCAGCTGATTCTCGCGCATGGAAGGAATTTGATGATCGTCATTATGAATTTGCATCTGATCCTAGAAACGTACGCTTGGGACTCGCTACTGATGGgtttaatccatttaaaaatcaaAGCACTTCACATAGTACTTGGCCTATTGTCCTGATGCCTTACAATTTGCCACCTTGGGAATGCATGAAGCCTTATTCTATTATTTTATCCACCCTTATTCCAGGTCCAAAAGCACCTGAAAATGATATCGATATATATTTGCGCCCCTTATTGACTGAATTGAAAGATTTATGGGAAAATGGGATTGCCACATTTGATGcttgtgacaaaaaaatgtttCAACTGCGGGCTGCATTACTTTGGACAGTCAGTGATTTTCCTGGTTTAGGTTGTTTGTCTGGATGGAATACATATGCCAAGAATGCATGTCCAACTTGTGCTGATAATACAGATGCAGTGTACCTAAAACATGGCAAAAAGTGGTCATTCAGAGGGCATCGTCGTTTTCTACCACCAGATTCAGAACTGCGAACAATGTCAAGTTATGGCAAACCAGAACAACGTGAGTTGGATTTGGTGCCATTGTCGGGATATGACGTTCTATGA